The genomic segment AAAATCCTCCGAGAATTTGGAGAAAATTATGTAATTAATTTTGTCTGAGTACTTAGATATACTCGCAAACTGCGAAAAAATGTGCGAGAGCGGCTGGAGAAGACGTTTGGACGGTTGAAACAAGATGTGCTAAATGCCTATCGATTGCTATGCGAAGCGTCTGTGTATCGTTGTGCAGTCCCAGAGGAGTTTTGGCTTTCGCATTTGGAAGATTGGGATTGCGATGAAGATCAGCAAGAGGTGGCACTTTTAGCTTTGCGCGATCGCTATTTGGTTGAGGAAGTAGTTGAGAACGACCAATTCCTGTTAAGACAGCATAATTTAATCCGCAGTGTGGCACTAGAACATCATAAACAACTGGATGAGGAAGATGAGTAACATTACGCCGCCTGGTGAATTGATTTTAGCGAAACTTGGTATCGACCCATCTGCTATAAAGTCGATTAAACCACGTTGGAAACGCACTCATTATAGAGCGGTTATCAATTGGCTGACGAAGTACGAACCTCAACCAAATACTTCTAATTTAGAGAAGGTGCGTGGTTATTTAGAAGCGTTTCATCATCTCTGCGAAGTGGAAGCATGGGAAGAGGCATCCAATATTATTTTTGCCTTTCTTAATGTTTCCAATAATCTACAATTACACAATCAACTTAGGTTTTGGGGATACTATCAAGAACTGGCTGACCTTTGCTTAATAATCTTAGGGAAGTTAGCTCCGAATTTGAATTGTGTTCTTTTGAATAATCTGGGCAGTTCTTATGCTGGGATGGGAGACTATGGTAAAGCAGCCAAATATTACGAGCAGAGTTTGGCAATTGCACGAGAAATCAAAGACCGCCAGCTAGAAAGCAGTAACTTAAATGATTTAGGACTAACTTACAATGCTTTAGGTGATAATGACCAAGCAATAGATTACTGTCAGCAGAGTCTAGATATCGCACAGCAAATCAGCGATCGCCTTGGGGAGACCAATGCTCTACTAGGTCTAGGAATAATTTACTATTCTTTAGGTAAATACCACCAAGCGATTAATTACTATAAGCAGGGGTTGTTTATATCGACAGAAATTCAAAACAAAGCTGGAGAGGAGAAAGCTCTGGGAAATTTAGGAATAATTTGCTATTCTCTGGGACATTATGCTCAAGCCATCTCTTACTTTGAGCAAACTTTAATGATTGTAAAGGAAACTCAAGACCGTCAAGGTAAGGAAGCTACTCTAACAAATTTAGGGCTTGCTTATGCAGAACTAGGAGAGTATGACAAAGCTATTGAGTACCACCAGCAGAGTTTATATATCGCAGGAGAAATTAAAAATCGTAGAGGAGAGGGGCGGGCATTTGGAAATCTGGGCATAACTTATCATAACCAAGGCAACCATGCTGAAGCACTTAAGCATTATCACCAGAGTTTGGTAATTGCACAAGAAGTTTGTGACCGCCAACAAGAAGGAAATGTTTTAGGAAATATAAGGGCTACTCTAATTGAACTTCAGCGGTATTCAGGAGCCTTAGAATCCTTACAAAAAGCTTTAGAGATTTTTAGAGAAATTCAAGAACCATTAGGGGAGTATAAGACTTTGGCAAATTTGGGAGATACTTACTGTGCCATTGGAGATTATTCCAAAGCAATCAAGTGCTATGAAGATAGTAGGATAATCCTACACGAAATGCAAGCTTTCAAAGTAGAGGAGAGCGTTATAAGCAAACTGGTGTCTGCTTACTGTGTTTTAGGAGACTATGCTAAAGCGATCGCCTACAATCATCAGCATATAGCAATTGTGCAAGCAACTTTACATAGACTGTGGCTTCGTAAAAAGGAACAAATAATTAATCAAGACTATGACTAAATTGGCTAATTCAGGCTTTGAATATCAACAGAATCAAGAGATAATTAATATCACATCTTTTACTGAGCCAGTTATTGTAAAAATTGGGATTGAGGCATCTGCTATAAAATCCATTAAACCTCAGTGGAAACGCACTCATTATCGAGCTATCATCAACTGGTTGACAAAGTACGAACCTCAGCCAAATGCTCCTAATTTAGAAAAAATACGTGGCTACTTGGAAGCGTTTCATCATCTTTGTGAAGTAGAAGACTGGGAGAAAGCTTGGATAATTCTCACTCTTCACCTCACTTCTCAAAATCTTATAAAGTTATATGAGCAACTGGCAATTTGGAGCTACTATCAGTATGAAGTTGACCTGTATAGCAAAATTTTGGGAAAGCTAGATTCAAAAAGAGAAGCAATTTTATTGAACAATTTAGGTAATGCTTATCGTTTTCAAGGAAGCTATATAGTTGCTATTGAATATCACGAACAAGCTTTAGCTATTGCACAAAGCATTGGAGAGAAGCACCAAATTGGCAGAGCTTTGGCAGGGTTGGCGAATGCCTACTGTTGTAGGGCAGAGTATTTCTGTGGAATTGATTACTACAAGCAGGGCCTAGAAAATTTACAAGATATAGAAGATAAAACGGCAAAAGGAGCAGTTTTGGGAAATATAGGTTTTGCTTACTCTTGTATAGGAGATTATCCCACAGCCTTTGATTACCTTCAGCAGTCTTTGACCGTTGCACGGACTATTGGAGATATAGGAGGAGTTGGAACAGCTTTGGCAAGTCTGAGTAGTATTTATAATGATCTAAAAGATTATGATAATGCTATTAATTGTTCCCAAGAATATTTAATAATTGCACAAACAAGAGGAGATAAATGGGGAATTAGTAAAGCTCTTGCTAATTTTGGTGATGCCTTTTTTCATCAAACAAACTATCACAAGGCTATCGATTATTATCAACAGTCTTTAGTAATAGTACAGGAAATTGGCGACAAGCAGGGAGTTGGTACGATTTTGGGAAGTCTGGGCAATGCTTACAAAGCTTTGGAAAATTACCTCTACGCCATTGATTACTATCAGCAAGCTTTGGTGATTTCAGCAGAAATAGAAGATAGGCGTGGAGAGGCGACTGCCTGGTTCAATTTAGGCTATACTCTGGCAACAGTAGACCGCAAGTGGGAGGCAGTTAAAGCATTTGAAAAGGCTCATAACCTCTATCAAGCGATAGGACTCAAAGACAAAGTTGAAAAATGCGATTCCTTCATCCAACAAGTGGGGATGATAGTTGTCGCTATACCCATGAAGACACCAGAGATTACTGTTACACCCTGCCTTAGAAAATACTCCCAATCTGTGTCAAGAAGAAATAGGCTAAAAGCAGTGTTGGTCAGGTTTGGTCAAAAACTTATCCATTGGGTAAGGTGTTTGTCTCGGCAATTGTGGCAATTGTTTCGCGTTAAGTGAGATGCTAAAATTGCATGAATAACAGTTTGATAGAACAACTTGGAGCGAATATTATTAACAGTATCACTCCTCCTGCTGAATTGATTCTAGCAGCACTAAGAATCGAGCCATCTGCCCTTAAATCTATTAAGCCATCTTGGAAACGTACTCATCATCGAGCAGTTATCAACTGGCTGACGAAGTACAAACCCCAATCAAATGCTTCCAATTTAGAAAAAGTCCAGGGATATCTAGAAGCTTTTCACCATCTTTGTGAAGTGGAAGCATGGGAACAAGCTGCCGTAATACTTGATACTACTCTTAATACGTCTACAAATGAAAAATTACATAATCAACTGAGTACTTGGGGTTACTATCGCGAACAAATTCAAGTTTACCAGCGAATTTTAGGTAAGTTAACTCCAATAGGAAATACTATTTTTTTGAATGCGTTGGGAAACTCCTATCAGTTTTTAGGAAACTATCACAAAGCAATTGAATATCATCAGCAGCATTTAGCAATCTCTCAGGAATTTCAAGACCGCCGACATGAGGGAATAGCTTTAGGAAATCTGGGAAACGCTTACTTATTTCTGAACGAGTATAACAAGGCACTCGGCTATTATCAAGATAGTTTGGTTATAGCGCTCCAAATCCAAGACCCAAGTGGGGAAGCAGCATCTTTGGCAAACTTGGGGCATTTTTACCATATCCAGAGAGACTATCCTAAAGCCATTGAATTTCTAGAGCAGAGTTTGATTATTGTACGGAAACTCCAAGAGCATCGAAAGGAAGCAGAGGTTTTAGGAAATCTGGGAAATGTTTACCGTGCAATGAGAGACTACATCAAAGCAATAGAATACCACCAGCAAAGCTTGAAAATATCACGGGAAATCGAATATTGCTTGGGTCAGGAACAAGAGCTAATAAATCTGGGAATGATTCACCGCCTCATGCAGGATTATACTAGTGCAATTGAATTTCAAAAGCAGTCTTTAGCTATGGCGCAAGAATTTAAAAATCATCTGACGGAGGAGAAAGCATTAGCAAATTTGGGAAAGATTTACTA from the Phormidium ambiguum IAM M-71 genome contains:
- a CDS encoding tetratricopeptide repeat protein, whose translation is MTKLANSGFEYQQNQEIINITSFTEPVIVKIGIEASAIKSIKPQWKRTHYRAIINWLTKYEPQPNAPNLEKIRGYLEAFHHLCEVEDWEKAWIILTLHLTSQNLIKLYEQLAIWSYYQYEVDLYSKILGKLDSKREAILLNNLGNAYRFQGSYIVAIEYHEQALAIAQSIGEKHQIGRALAGLANAYCCRAEYFCGIDYYKQGLENLQDIEDKTAKGAVLGNIGFAYSCIGDYPTAFDYLQQSLTVARTIGDIGGVGTALASLSSIYNDLKDYDNAINCSQEYLIIAQTRGDKWGISKALANFGDAFFHQTNYHKAIDYYQQSLVIVQEIGDKQGVGTILGSLGNAYKALENYLYAIDYYQQALVISAEIEDRRGEATAWFNLGYTLATVDRKWEAVKAFEKAHNLYQAIGLKDKVEKCDSFIQQVGMIVVAIPMKTPEITVTPCLRKYSQSVSRRNRLKAVLVRFGQKLIHWVRCLSRQLWQLFRVK
- a CDS encoding tetratricopeptide repeat protein: MNNSLIEQLGANIINSITPPAELILAALRIEPSALKSIKPSWKRTHHRAVINWLTKYKPQSNASNLEKVQGYLEAFHHLCEVEAWEQAAVILDTTLNTSTNEKLHNQLSTWGYYREQIQVYQRILGKLTPIGNTIFLNALGNSYQFLGNYHKAIEYHQQHLAISQEFQDRRHEGIALGNLGNAYLFLNEYNKALGYYQDSLVIALQIQDPSGEAASLANLGHFYHIQRDYPKAIEFLEQSLIIVRKLQEHRKEAEVLGNLGNVYRAMRDYIKAIEYHQQSLKISREIEYCLGQEQELINLGMIHRLMQDYTSAIEFQKQSLAMAQEFKNHLTEEKALANLGKIYYSLENYETAIDYYQQSLQIAREINNRKGEMGTLFELGRAYVALKNYAKGIEFYEQMLPITWEIFEHQGEIVALLALGDTYSALKNYVKATEIYSQMLSNTRKIKTRYMEIIALFHLASVSFKQKDYAKATELYQQSWLIVQKIDKPEWEISVLARLGYIYARQKNYVKAIECFGRLILKHIAFSRLSRSRIIHQFL
- a CDS encoding tetratricopeptide repeat protein — its product is MSNITPPGELILAKLGIDPSAIKSIKPRWKRTHYRAVINWLTKYEPQPNTSNLEKVRGYLEAFHHLCEVEAWEEASNIIFAFLNVSNNLQLHNQLRFWGYYQELADLCLIILGKLAPNLNCVLLNNLGSSYAGMGDYGKAAKYYEQSLAIAREIKDRQLESSNLNDLGLTYNALGDNDQAIDYCQQSLDIAQQISDRLGETNALLGLGIIYYSLGKYHQAINYYKQGLFISTEIQNKAGEEKALGNLGIICYSLGHYAQAISYFEQTLMIVKETQDRQGKEATLTNLGLAYAELGEYDKAIEYHQQSLYIAGEIKNRRGEGRAFGNLGITYHNQGNHAEALKHYHQSLVIAQEVCDRQQEGNVLGNIRATLIELQRYSGALESLQKALEIFREIQEPLGEYKTLANLGDTYCAIGDYSKAIKCYEDSRIILHEMQAFKVEESVISKLVSAYCVLGDYAKAIAYNHQHIAIVQATLHRLWLRKKEQIINQDYD